The Nicotiana tomentosiformis chromosome 2, ASM39032v3, whole genome shotgun sequence genome includes the window ATAAGAATAAAGAATTTATTGCTAGCTTAGTCTGCATTGCTCTTTGTATGCACATTTTCATGCATCCTGTGAGTTGTAAGGAGGAATGCTGTGTCTGGCACTAATTCTCTGTTTGATGATGCATCAGCATGCTGCCTAATTACTGCTACTTCAGTTGACATCAGTCAGATACATATGCCTAAGGATAAGGTTATGTTCCTTTTTTACCAGATAATAAGGCTGAGAAAGAGACCAATCATTCAGAGACTTAGTTAAGAGTGTCTCTGGTCTTCTGCCCTGAATATGTATTGGGTAGCTTGGTTTAGGGAAAGTCAATTATCCATGTACAGTGTTTTAGTGTTTTCTATGCATACTTAATAGAGTATTATAATGGAAAAGGTGTCAAAGCCTCTGTCCAAAACAATTTTTTTCTACAGAAACTTTGAGAAAGCAATTATTTTATTAGAATTTGTTCAATGTAGACACAGAAGTGTCATTGGAGGGATTGATGTAAAAGTTGGGTACTTATTCCGGTTTGACtaccaaaataatattttttgttggCTATGGACCAATTCTAGGATTAGAAAGTGAGGAGCGAGGACGACTTTTAAAAATGGTGAACTTCCAAAATTATACTTTGCTCATTTAGACCACTTGTCATTGACTGCAGCTGAGATCTTCCTGGGGCATTCGATTTCTGCAGTGTTGAAGAGGATATGGTGGATGGATTCCCATATGAAGTGCCTGAAGAATATCAAAATTTGCCTTTACTAAAGGGAAGAGCAACTGTTGATATGAAGGTCAAAGTTAAAGACAATCCCAACGTGGAGGAATGCGTATTTCGTATCGTCCTAGATGGCTATAATTCTCCAGTTACTGCAGGAAATTTTATAGACTTGGTGGAGAGACATTTCTATGATGGCATGGAAATTCAAAGAGGTAAGCTTATGATTTTTGCTCTGTTCTTGCACGGAACCAATGGACAAATAAGTTGTCTATGCAGCAAAAGAGGAATGTGCTCTCTATGTAATTTTCAACCTGTATATCTTCTTGAAACTCATTGTTCTGGATGTTCTGCAGCGGATGGGTTTGTGGTTCAAACAGGAGATCCTGAAGGTCCAGCTGAAGGTTTTATTGACCCCAGTACTGAGAAAACCCGGACAATACCTCTGGAGATTATGGTGGATGGTGAAAAAGCACCATTCTATGGAGAAACTTTAGAAGTAAGTCCATGAAGTTGTCATTTTGCCTCTGAATTTGACCTCTTAATGTCCTAGCCGTGATAAATTTATTTTAACTTCCAACTTCTCAGCAGAAGTTATATAAAGTATCATAGCAAACATTGTTGGCCAAGCCATCATCATGTCTACTATACCCAGTTTCTTGTTTTGGTCTTCGAAATTACCATAGACCTGTTACTGTGGAGAGAAAGTCCACTCACCCCAATGCGTTAGCCATTGGCATGCCTGCTCTTGCACAGAGTGGCCGTCATCCATGGACTAGGACTAGGTAAaaagaacccccccccccccccaagcgcTAAACTCTCCTAACTTAGAAACACCACCACAGCCTTACGCGATCAAGAATATTATCCACTATAGTAAACCAGCCAAAATGCACTTGGTAACACTTCACAAAGATTTCATATTTTCCTGTTTATGTCTGCTTTGTCATGTATTCACTCTGCTCTATATTTACCTACATATTCCTTCTGTATTTTATGGCATAATACCTACAGGAACTTGGTCTATACAAGGCTCAAACAAGACTCCCCTTCAATGCTTTCGGAACAATGGCCATGGCTAGAGAGGTGAGATGCTTTGACTTTTTCCGTTGCTTCTGCCTCTACCATATCGTGTATTTACCAAAAATCATTCGATAATGGTTGCTTACAGGAATTCGAGAATAATTCTGCCTCAAGCCAGGTGTTTTGGCTATTGAAAGAAAGTGAGCTGACTCCTAGCAATGCCAATATATTGGATGGTCGATATGCTGTGTTTGGTTATGTGACAGAAAATGAGGACTTTTTGGCAGATCTGAAGGTGGGAGATGTGATAGACTCGATACAAGTTGTATCTGGCCTCGATAATCTTGTGAATCCAAGCTACAAGATCGCTGGTTAAATGTCGTTTTTGTGATGAATAATAGGCATTAACACCTGTATTGGGTCTGTTCACAAAACTCTCTGAAGAGCATAATCATTATATTATCATATTATATTCAGTAATTTCAGTTTCTTGTTTTCAAAATTTCATCTTAAGGTTTGGGGGGAAAGCTGTAATCTGAATCCCCAGAATTATGCCAAAAGGTACAATTTAACTTCCCAACAAATTCAGGAACTAAACGTGGaacaaaatcattgtttaatcgTTCTCCATCCCACTAAAACTTTAACTACAGGCACATTCATAATCCGAACTGATAATTCCCTTGATATTGTCCCAGTTGCATTATAAATTCCTGTCTTATCACGAAACAACCACTCCTAAAGGTCTGCAAAGGTATTTTGGAAGATTAAAAACGTAATGGAGAGAAGGTATCATTATCATCCACTAGATCAGAGTTACTCCAGTTCCCAGTATAAAGGAGTTAACTTGTTTCACTGGGAACTgattacaaaaataaaaaggtTAAGATTAAGGCACAACACGGTAGGCACATACCTCGGGCGCCATATAACCTAGGATTCCAGTTTCGCCGGTCATTTCATTAGGATTTGAAGATTCAACACGAGCAACAACGAAATCTGGGACGTGCAGTCAAAATTTTCCCATAAGCTAGTGATGGTTTTATTCTTACGATATTGGTTTCACACATACAATTTGACATCAATCGTATGTATGCAAAATCAAACTATAATTAATCACGAAAAAAATTACCATAAGAAAAGCCGGAAAGTGCCAAGAATATCATTGTTCACAATTTAGTGATGGTTAGAGCAAAAGAGGGTAAATATACCATCAATGACAAAGAAAGAAGCATGACTATTTGCCAGCTAATACGAAGAAGCATAGGGATAACTAGTAAGAGTTTCCGCTGGAAGATGGATAAAAGAATGCCAAGATCATACGAAGCTGTTGCCCTTCCCTTCAAAAACTAAGCAAACAAACTTTAGGTACATCAAACCTCCAATATATAATCACCAACCATTGAGTAAAAGAGAAGGTATTATGGAACCATGAGCTTCTGCAATATTCAAAAGTCTATACCAGAATCTGTTGTTCCAATAACGTCTCAATACAAAACACTGTTACAGAACTGGTGGATATTATAATTTCCAGTAAAGGCTAGCAACTTTCTACAAAAACTCCAGTATAAGACTCGAGAGGCCTTTCACGTGTCAGTTGAAGAGTACTGTACAAATTGGCTATATGTTGCTTGAGATATACTATAATCAAATATATCTACCGTAGAATATACTTTCTAGTGATGACTGAGGGGCAAAAATCATATACGACGTTTTTTCTTCTCAGGTGTTGCATGAACCTGTGCTTTTATTCCATAAGTCTTCAATTGGAAATTTTCAAATGCATCAGAAATAGTTCCCACCTGAAGATTTGAGTAGAATAAATGGAACGGAGATCAGACTTAACAGAGCAGAAGTGAAAATAAATGCAAAGGCTTATCTGAACAGACCAGGTGGGGCTTTTTGGAGTACACTCTCACAATCATATCTTGATATGATGTTGGCAGCAAGTGGCTGATACGATCATCAGGTATAGAGAATTTCTCGTCACTTTCATAATCCTGAATTTCAATCAAAATCATTAACAGTGAGGGCAGGAAATCTTGAATTCTTGAAACTCAAACTTATAGAAGCCATAGTCTGTACCTTGAAAAAATGGATACTGGCAGATGCAACATGTCCAACCAGAGCatataaagaaaaacaaacaaaacaaaacaaattgAGAGGCTCAGAGTCGTAATGAAAGTGGGACAGAGAGAAATCCTGTGCAAGAACTGTAATCGGTTGATCCATTTTGACAAACCTTTCAAGAGGATTATGCCTCCCACGAGTCAGATCTATCCTGACATTGCTAACAGCAACATCCTCTTCTTTAAGTCTCTCGCAGCCACCTTTCTGTAAGATAAAGACTATTACGGCAGAACGACTAAAATCTCTCAAAAACACTACAAACTACCATATATTAGCTACCTGTGAACAGACGATATCATGTGCAGTGACATCCTTGAAATGCTCTATTTTGTCTCTGGGGACAGCATACTCATTACAGAACTGCCATGTGCAAAAAAAGAATTGACTTTAAACTTCAAATGTTACATAATACTCATATAACGTGCTTAAGCAACAGCCATCAATGTAGATAACCTCAATACCTGGTACAAATCTCTCCTTCGAACGCGAAGGATCAAATCACTAGATTCCTTCAGTTCTGGGTCTGGAGCAGTCTCAATGGTTTTCAAGATGGTGTCATCTAACTACTTCCACATACATAAAGAAATTAAGTTCATGGTTCCATGAATTGAGGAGTTTTAAGCTTGCAGAAAAGGGCCAGGCCAACCTTCCAATATTGAGAAGGATGCTCTATGTGAGATGCTATCTGTAGATAATCATTTGCCTTCACTAGTGCATCTACAACCATAAGCTCTATTGCCTGTACAATGATGGAACATCAAATTGAAAGCCTTCACATGCAAGTATATATGACATACAAAAAGATAACCTCCAAATTTCACATATGCTAGTGGGAGAATCAAAGGACAACTTTGTCAAATTTGCTGTGTACCTTCACTTTAGCATGAGTATAAACAGTTCTGTGTAGATCAGCTCGTGTGGCAAATAACTTGTGGATTGTCAAGTCTGAGGATTTATCCAGACAAATAGTAAGACCACAAGTCAAACGAGTAAACTAATAAAATCCTGCTAAGACATAAGTACTAACAATCTTTCGCTCTATAGCATATCTCATCTCCCAAAACTCTCATTGTCTCCATTAACCTGCAGAAGATGAAGACAGTTACATGGTAAAGAATTATTTTTCCTTTCTCAGACATCCATCAACAGATGCCACGTAAAAATAGCCAAGAAGATGAAAGAATAGACCTCTGGAACTGAAAATTGCATCCTAGACCACACGCTCGGCTATCTCGGACAATGTAATCAAACCTGCAAGCAAATGAAAGCCCTTACCATGCGATGATAGTTCATTCAGTAAAAACTGGAAAAAGGTTTGGGGAGAAAAGAACGAATGATCATGGTTGAGAAAACCAACTTGTCAACATCGATTCCATTTCGACCATTTGCCACAATATCATATAAAAACTGCTTCTCCCTTGAGCTCTACGTACCAATCAATCAAATTGAAACAATGCACAAGTTCAAGATTGGAATATGATGTGCCAAGATGAGCATAAAATGCTAATCTCAGAATAAAGTGTAAATGCATGTTTAATAAGACAGTCAAATTTTAAGGTTCCATTTTTTCTCCTGGTAAATTTGTGTGCTGGGAAGCGAAAGACTTACTTTTGTCAATGCAAACTTGGAACTAGCAAGTATCATTTCCTGTAAATGAATATAGATGTCAATAGGCCACATTTAAAACTCTCCCTGCTTACAACGTAAACAAGTCTAATGATCACTTGTGGCATGTAAGATCAATTGGCTTGTAGCTGCATGAAAAAATTTAGCTCATACGAAATAACTTCATTATCTCAACCAATGTAGTCGTGACATGGTAGTAGAACTCCTTTACTAAGATCTGACATCACTGAAAAGCATTGTAAATCAACAGAATACTTTAGTGCTAACAAGAAGTTATGTCTTGCAAGTTTTAGTGCCAAAAAACGAACTCTCTTTAAGAAAAtagctcaaatcatcaaaacatcTACCACACTTGGATAGCACATCAAATTCATTTTGCTTTTGGAGACAATACAAGTTTCCACAAATACTATATATAATAAGCAAACTAACATTCTCATTGCACATGATGTCAGATGTACCTTGTCAACCATGTAGCATAAACATGTGAAAGAGATCAAAAGACTATCACTAAGTCTTATGCATAAGTTTGAATTTGATAAACACCATATTCTTTAAGCCTGTAAGATAGGTTTTGGGCATGGTTGTCATGAAACCTAAGGTAGCACAGTTGTAATCGAAACAATTCATCTTACCTTGACTTTTTTAATGGTTTCTGAATCAATATCAATATGACGCTCATCAACGATGTGATCAATCATATCCACTGACATTTGCTCATGAGACCTAAAGTACAACATAAGACAAGATGGTCACTGATATGCACCACCCCATGTAATGAGATCGCCTTAATGTGAGTGCAAGAAGCTTCAAAGAAACTAGAACAGCAAAAAAATAGTTAACTAGGAAGAGATTTTCTCAAAAAACGACATTACAAGCAGCAGGCAAGAGCAGACACGAAGAGTCGGAAATCACTAAATAAAATCACCATATTCCAACGTTCTTCACCTTGCTAACTTACAACTTTAGTATTTCCACAACATAATGTAttctataagcataatctttatttCCTGCACTAAAGTGGTAAAACATTCCAACTAGCTCGAGATTGAGCCATATTGACTGATTGAAGCTAAAAAGGCAAAACTAGGGCTTGACCAAGGAATTGCATCCAAGAAGGCAATATGAAAGCATTCCTGCTCTAGAAAAGCAAAAAACCATTTATATCTAAGAAGCTTCAAATAAGATTGAGTATGTTGCAGAAATTGCAAGAGATATCTTCTGTCAAAAATTCAACTATTATTAGCCAAGACAAATTGAATAGCATGAGAATATGACATATATCTTTGAGAGGTACTTAAATAACAGAACGCATTCCACAGAAAAGTATTACCAGTCCGATCCATTGCGAACTTTAGGAAGAAACTCGCGTTCAAACAAGTGACTAAAAGGTCCATGGCCAATATCATGCAGAAGACCTAAGAAATTCAACCACAATGGAAACGGAACATCATTTATTATGCAGTAGGCAAGAGTAATCCATGCACGAGGTATTCTATATTACTTACCTGCAAGTTTCACAGTCTGTATATCAAAGTGATCAATTCCAAGCTCCATACCCTATAAAGGAATAATAGGATTACATGAGAACCCTCGGGCAGTATCAAGTTGAACCAAACTAAATAGTACACACAAAACCATACTTGGTGGGTTTTAAGCTTATTGATAGCTTCGTTGGCAATCCAATACACTCCAAGGGAATGCTCAAACCTAGAATGCACCGCTCCTGGATAGACCATGTGTGCCACACCTGAAAGTGCATCCAAGAGCTCATGTTAGTAACAAATTCAAGCCACTACCAGGCTGCTAACTCCTGTAATTAAAAGGTTTCCACCAACATTGAGCATAACGGCAAGAGCCAATGGCTGCATCAAGTAGTGAGAGTAAGATAGATGATCGAAATTTGTCCAACAGATAACAAGGATATTATTTTAATAGAAGGTAAAATTTATCCATTAAGTGATAGGAGAACATATTGTCTTTTTGCAACTTGCTTTCGATAGGCTTAAAACCCTTGGGCTTGCCTCTGCCTTTGCAGGAGGCTCATAAGGGAGATATGCATGCATGGTTTTAAAAGCTAATTATGAGTTCTTAAGTCATCATTTACATGATTATGCAGAATTTGCATAACCTAGATAGCATATGTCTTCATAGAACACTAAGAAAGAAGAGATCTTGCATGTTCCTTACGAGGATCCCACGACATTCTGAATTGCAATCACAAATGAGATACCACTAAAGCTGAAACAGACAATTTTCATCTACCAAGTGTGCAATAAATATATTATTCAGTGCATCAAGTGTCACTGATATTCACAAAGTGAAGCTGAAAGTGGCAGAAAATTTCAGTACAGACAAGAACCAAAGATAGTTATAAAATTTATCATAGTTCTGCTAACCGAAATCACTTACATTTTAGACTAATACATAATACAGGCTACTTATGTCTTTCATGGCACCCCATATTTTACTAATAATTTTGCAATAGTGAAAGAACTAAAATTTGGGATGCCAAGCATTTCAGGAGACATGTAGATAATAGATGAAAAACTTCTTCAAATCACACTAGAAATCCCCCATTTAATCACAATGTTAAATAATTGATGTTCTAACTTAAACAAAGCTTGTGGCCATATATAAAAATGGGGAACATTATGGTGAATGATCTCTTCCAAGGATTACCTACTCAGGCATTTCAATTTCATAAGGAAAAAAAATAGGGGACAAAGGCTAATAACTTACCTAGTTGTTTAAGATCACGAAGCCtggaaaacaaaagaaaaacgGTTCAATAACAAATGTCAAAacgacaaaaataaaataaaagatgaccATCAGGTCACAGAGCAGATTGCAGCCAATATGAATACAAATACTCAAGACAAAGTGCATAAATTTACAATCTGCATGCCATAAACtcaaaccaacaacaacaacaacaacaacaataactactACGTC containing:
- the LOC104114183 gene encoding peptidyl-prolyl cis-trans isomerase CYP38, chloroplastic; the encoded protein is MAASVSCHYFSSPLTTSTKPIKHSLNYTHFAPSLTKGPIRHFAPLCSSQRSRPSEIQEKEANWFLSLKKCAVSVALSVSLLSGVPGLEWLSPAHASTPALPDVSVLISGPPIKDPGALLRYALPIDNKAIREVQKPLEDITDSLKVAGVKALDSVERNTRQASRALKQGKTLIVSGLAKSKADHGVELLNKLEAGLDELQKIVEDKNRDAVVSKQKELLNYVGGVEEDMVDGFPYEVPEEYQNLPLLKGRATVDMKVKVKDNPNVEECVFRIVLDGYNSPVTAGNFIDLVERHFYDGMEIQRADGFVVQTGDPEGPAEGFIDPSTEKTRTIPLEIMVDGEKAPFYGETLEELGLYKAQTRLPFNAFGTMAMAREEFENNSASSQVFWLLKESELTPSNANILDGRYAVFGYVTENEDFLADLKVGDVIDSIQVVSGLDNLVNPSYKIAG
- the LOC104114191 gene encoding uncharacterized protein isoform X2 → MGAFCNEDLSFSSNYNFASSQDLRFSKQIHDNVHGNIYIDPLFLKFIDTEQFQRQLLDALSGVAHMVYPGAVHSRFEHSLGVYWIANEAINKLKTHQGMELGIDHFDIQTVKLAGLLHDIGHGPFSHLFEREFLPKVRNGSDWSHEQMSVDMIDHIVDERHIDIDSETIKKVKEMILASSKFALTKSSREKQFLYDIVANGRNGIDVDKFDYIVRDSRACGLGCNFQFQRLMETMRVLGDEICYRAKDYLTIHKLFATRADLHRTVYTHAKVKAIELMVVDALVKANDYLQIASHIEHPSQYWKLDDTILKTIETAPDPELKESSDLILRVRRRDLYQFCNEYAVPRDKIEHFKDVTAHDIVCSQKGGCERLKEEDVAVSNVRIDLTRGRHNPLESIHFFKDYESDEKFSIPDDRISHLLPTSYQDMIVRVYSKKPHLVGTISDAFENFQLKTYGIKAQVHATPEKKKRRI
- the LOC104114191 gene encoding uncharacterized protein isoform X1, yielding MGAFCNEDLSFSSNYNFASSQDLRFSKQIHDNVHGNIYIDPLFLKFIDTEQFQRLRDLKQLGVAHMVYPGAVHSRFEHSLGVYWIANEAINKLKTHQGMELGIDHFDIQTVKLAGLLHDIGHGPFSHLFEREFLPKVRNGSDWSHEQMSVDMIDHIVDERHIDIDSETIKKVKEMILASSKFALTKSSREKQFLYDIVANGRNGIDVDKFDYIVRDSRACGLGCNFQFQRLMETMRVLGDEICYRAKDYLTIHKLFATRADLHRTVYTHAKVKAIELMVVDALVKANDYLQIASHIEHPSQYWKLDDTILKTIETAPDPELKESSDLILRVRRRDLYQFCNEYAVPRDKIEHFKDVTAHDIVCSQKGGCERLKEEDVAVSNVRIDLTRGRHNPLESIHFFKDYESDEKFSIPDDRISHLLPTSYQDMIVRVYSKKPHLVGTISDAFENFQLKTYGIKAQVHATPEKKKRRI